A portion of the Panulirus ornatus isolate Po-2019 chromosome 43, ASM3632096v1, whole genome shotgun sequence genome contains these proteins:
- the LOC139762520 gene encoding uncharacterized protein — MVNSNCVTVYMWPLLFISVFDMVISESRDEELLQGTPWLAIKEVWTISDAITISLVMQNVVNQKVVVSVQKENDRSVTMLDFLNDSDQGSATDNRTSFVLHKVHTIEELSADTKYEVCVSLTGQQDQGADIAKDECIFVKTFPIVDNITGFYVVLAAIVIFFIILGVSWLLYKIIFANFFSKHDKYKLEQVTKKEPAVITLQDVPSS, encoded by the exons ATGGTGAACAGTAACTGTGTGACTGTCTACATGTGGCCCTTACTTTTCATTTCAGTGTTTGATATG GTGATATCTGAATCCAGAGATGAAGAACTACTACAAGGAACCCCTTGGCTTGCTATTAAGGAGGTCTGGACAATATCAGATGCTATCACAATCTCTTTAGTTATGCAAAATGTAGTTAACCAAAAG GTTGTGGTGTCAGTacagaaagaaaatgacagaAGTGTAACCATGCTAGATTTTTTAAATGACTCTGATCAAGGCTCTGCAACAGATAACAGGACCAGCTTTGTACTTCACAAAGTACACACA ATTGAGGAGCTGTCAGCAGATACCAAATATGAGGTATGTGTTTCTCTCACTGGGCAGCAGGATCAGGGAGCTGATATAGCAAAGGATGAGTGCATCTTTGTCAAGACATTCCCTATAGTTGATAATATCACAG GATTCTATGTAGTTTTGGCAGCAATAGTCATCTTCTTCATAATTCTAGGAGTATCATGGCTCCTCTACAAGATTATCTttgcaaattttttttcaaaacatgacAA ATACAAGTTGGAACAAGTAACCAAAAAGGAACCTGCTGTTATTACTCTGCA